A genomic stretch from Georgenia muralis includes:
- a CDS encoding dolichyl-phosphate-mannose--protein mannosyltransferase: protein MTEPGTDREPPGEPGGPEVRRVQLRDRLAGMTPPGPPGNHALATSPDGTGDAPGRPAARLSGPGPETGPPLERGSAADDEAPEAGSGRGTDEPVTPPTEDELRVRLGLRPLAARTDPATLLWGWVGPLAVATLAAVVRLVGLTHPGRLIFDETYYVKEAFSLLTLGYEGDWPAEDANARFLAGDYSALSTEADYVVHPAVGKWMIALGIQLFGADNGTGWRFSGAVVGALSVLLLARVATRMFRSPLLGTTAGLLLALDGIHLTLSRTALLDIFLSFWVLVGLWFVLRDRESSRAALARRVAAETASGRTLSAWGPRVGPRWWLVGAGAALGLASGVKWSGIYAVAVLGVLAFAWDVAARRAVGTRLWLGSGVFRGGLPAFVALVPTAALTYVAGWFSWFVQPDAYRRQWAADLRAAGDVVPRGWLPDAVNSWWEYHLVMWQFHNNLDSEHTYEAHPAGWLLQLRPTSMYWPDPAPPPEACGAERCVEAIVALGNPAVWWAGAAALLVVVYLAARRDWRAWAVLAGYGAMYVPWLFYSHRTIFTFYSVAFVPYVVLGLVMALGWVMGIVRPPGAAPVGPDDDGDGGVDGTGSPTPLAWVVLALVVGLTVALFVFFWPVWTGRTIAYDAWLLRMWLPRWV from the coding sequence GTGACCGAGCCCGGGACCGACCGCGAGCCGCCGGGCGAACCCGGCGGGCCCGAGGTCCGCCGGGTCCAGCTCCGGGACCGGCTCGCAGGGATGACCCCGCCCGGCCCACCCGGCAACCACGCGCTCGCCACGTCACCGGACGGGACCGGGGATGCGCCGGGGCGCCCGGCGGCGCGGCTGAGCGGCCCTGGCCCCGAGACCGGCCCGCCCCTCGAGAGAGGTTCCGCGGCGGACGACGAGGCGCCCGAGGCCGGCTCGGGACGCGGCACCGACGAGCCCGTGACACCGCCGACCGAGGACGAGCTGCGGGTGCGCCTGGGACTGCGCCCCCTCGCCGCGCGGACCGACCCCGCGACGCTGCTGTGGGGATGGGTGGGCCCGCTCGCCGTCGCCACGCTCGCCGCCGTGGTGCGTCTGGTGGGGCTGACCCACCCCGGGCGCCTCATCTTCGACGAGACCTACTACGTCAAGGAGGCCTTCTCCCTCCTCACGCTCGGCTACGAGGGCGACTGGCCCGCCGAGGACGCCAACGCCCGCTTCCTCGCCGGCGACTACTCGGCGCTGTCCACCGAGGCCGACTACGTCGTCCACCCGGCGGTCGGCAAGTGGATGATCGCGCTCGGGATCCAGCTGTTCGGCGCCGACAACGGGACGGGCTGGCGGTTCTCGGGCGCCGTCGTCGGCGCGCTCTCGGTGCTGCTCCTCGCCCGTGTCGCGACGCGGATGTTCCGCTCGCCGCTGCTGGGCACGACCGCAGGCCTGCTGCTCGCCCTCGACGGCATCCACCTCACGCTCTCCCGCACCGCCCTGCTCGACATCTTCCTCAGCTTCTGGGTGCTCGTCGGGCTGTGGTTCGTCCTGCGCGACCGGGAGTCCAGCCGCGCCGCCCTCGCCCGGCGCGTGGCCGCCGAGACCGCGTCGGGCCGCACCCTGAGCGCGTGGGGACCACGCGTGGGTCCGCGCTGGTGGCTCGTGGGCGCCGGCGCCGCCCTCGGCCTCGCCAGCGGGGTGAAGTGGTCGGGGATCTACGCCGTCGCGGTCCTCGGCGTCCTGGCCTTCGCCTGGGACGTCGCCGCCCGTCGCGCGGTGGGCACGCGGCTGTGGCTGGGGTCCGGGGTCTTCCGGGGCGGCCTGCCCGCGTTCGTCGCGCTCGTGCCGACGGCGGCCCTGACCTACGTCGCCGGCTGGTTCTCGTGGTTCGTCCAGCCCGACGCCTATCGCCGGCAGTGGGCGGCCGACCTGCGCGCCGCCGGTGACGTCGTCCCGCGCGGGTGGCTGCCCGACGCCGTCAACTCCTGGTGGGAGTACCACCTGGTGATGTGGCAGTTCCACAACAACCTCGACTCCGAGCACACGTACGAGGCCCACCCGGCGGGCTGGCTGCTCCAGCTGCGGCCCACCTCGATGTACTGGCCCGACCCGGCCCCGCCGCCGGAGGCCTGCGGGGCCGAGCGGTGCGTCGAGGCGATCGTCGCCCTGGGCAACCCGGCGGTGTGGTGGGCCGGTGCCGCGGCGCTCCTCGTCGTCGTCTACCTCGCGGCCCGGCGGGACTGGCGGGCCTGGGCGGTCCTGGCTGGGTACGGCGCGATGTACGTGCCGTGGCTGTTCTACTCCCACCGCACGATCTTCACCTTCTACTCCGTCGCCTTCGTCCCCTACGTGGTCCTCGGCCTGGTCATGGCGCTCGGCTGGGTCATGGGGATCGTCCGCCCGCCCGGCGCGGCGCCCGTCGGCCCCGACGACGACGGCGACGGAGGCGTCGACGGCACCGGCTCGCCCACCCCGCTGGCCTGGGTGGTGCTCGCTCTCGTCGTCGGCCTCACGGTGGCGCTGTTCGTCTTCTTCTGGCCGGTCTGGACCGGCCGGACCATCGCCTACGACGCCTGGCTCCTGCGCATGTGGCTGCCCCGCTGGGTGTGA
- a CDS encoding SDR family oxidoreductase yields the protein MDERTSKRAPTTSVVAERAAALTNDQGGFPAQEQQPPGLTGRMNPRPDHGEETYVGHDRLAGLRALITGGDSGIGRAVAIAFAREGADVAISYLPEEQEDAEETAEWVRRAGRRAVLLPGDLREEQTCADVAERAVAELGGLDVLVNNAGFQMARTTGLEELRTEDMDRVFKTNLYAMFWLTRAVLPHLGRGASIINVSSIQAYQPSQTLLDYASTKAAINNFTVNLAAEVGERGIRVNAVAPGPIWTPLQPATQEGEHLESFGGDTPLGRAGQPAELAPAFVFLASPSEASYVSATVLGVTGGKPVF from the coding sequence ATGGACGAGAGAACCTCGAAGCGGGCCCCCACGACGTCCGTCGTCGCCGAGCGGGCGGCCGCCCTGACGAACGACCAGGGCGGCTTCCCCGCCCAGGAGCAGCAGCCGCCGGGCCTGACCGGGAGGATGAACCCCCGGCCGGACCACGGCGAGGAGACCTACGTCGGTCACGACCGGCTGGCCGGGCTGCGCGCCCTCATCACCGGCGGCGACTCCGGCATCGGGCGGGCCGTCGCGATCGCCTTCGCCCGCGAGGGTGCCGATGTCGCCATCTCCTACCTGCCCGAGGAGCAGGAGGACGCCGAGGAGACCGCCGAGTGGGTGCGCCGGGCAGGGCGCCGCGCCGTCCTCCTGCCCGGGGACCTGCGCGAGGAGCAGACGTGCGCCGACGTCGCGGAGCGGGCCGTGGCCGAGCTCGGCGGTCTCGACGTGCTCGTCAACAACGCCGGCTTCCAGATGGCCCGCACGACCGGGCTCGAGGAGCTCCGCACCGAGGACATGGACCGGGTCTTCAAGACCAACCTCTACGCCATGTTCTGGCTGACCAGGGCCGTCCTGCCGCACCTGGGCCGGGGCGCCAGCATCATCAACGTGTCCTCCATCCAGGCCTACCAGCCCTCCCAGACGCTGCTGGACTACGCGTCCACGAAGGCGGCGATCAACAACTTCACGGTCAACCTCGCCGCCGAGGTGGGCGAGCGCGGGATCCGGGTCAACGCCGTGGCGCCCGGTCCGATCTGGACGCCGCTGCAGCCCGCGACGCAGGAGGGCGAGCACCTGGAGTCCTTCGGCGGGGACACCCCACTGGGCCGTGCCGGGCAGCCGGCCGAGCTGGCTCCGGCGTTCGTGTTCCTCGCCTCGCCCTCGGAGGCGAGCTACGTCTCGGCGACCGTCCTGGGCGTCACCGGCGGCAAGCCGGTCTTCTGA
- a CDS encoding metal-dependent transcriptional regulator has translation MPELTPATEDYLKVIWSAQEWSDDPVTTTMLARKLGNSPSTVSEAVKKLTVQGLLTHARYGSIELTAAGRTAALGMVRRHRILETFLVAELGYAWDEVHDEAEVLEHAVSDRLVDALDARLGHPERDPHGDPIPAADGTVPAPPAAPLDRAPDGSLVRVARISDDDPQVLRYFADLGVALDTELEVLERREFAGTISIRVDGGEPAEIGLPAAGAVWVTRVRGTG, from the coding sequence GTGCCCGAGCTGACGCCTGCCACCGAGGACTACCTCAAGGTCATCTGGTCCGCCCAGGAGTGGTCCGACGACCCGGTGACCACGACCATGCTCGCCCGCAAGCTCGGCAACTCGCCCTCCACGGTCTCGGAGGCGGTCAAGAAGCTCACGGTGCAGGGCCTACTCACCCATGCCCGGTACGGCTCGATCGAGCTCACCGCCGCCGGCCGGACCGCCGCCCTGGGGATGGTGCGCCGGCACCGAATCCTCGAGACGTTCCTCGTCGCCGAGCTCGGCTACGCCTGGGACGAGGTGCACGACGAGGCCGAGGTGCTCGAGCACGCCGTCTCCGACCGCCTCGTCGACGCCCTCGACGCCCGGCTCGGTCATCCCGAGCGCGACCCGCACGGCGATCCCATCCCGGCGGCGGACGGCACCGTGCCCGCACCGCCCGCCGCCCCGCTCGACCGTGCGCCCGACGGCTCGCTGGTGCGGGTGGCTCGGATCTCCGACGACGACCCCCAGGTGCTGCGCTACTTCGCCGATCTGGGGGTCGCCCTCGACACCGAGCTCGAGGTGCTCGAGCGCCGCGAGTTCGCCGGCACGATCAGCATCCGGGTGGACGGCGGCGAACCCGCCGAGATCGGCCTGCCCGCGGCCGGCGCCGTCTGGGTGACCCGCGTGCGTGGAACTGGCTGA
- a CDS encoding SDR family NAD(P)-dependent oxidoreductase: MTSTVRGARILITGASRGMGRLFAERAAAEGAAALALWGRDADALAEVAASIARPGLRVRTDVVDLEDLDGLDAAAEAVLADLGGLDVLVNNAGVITGNRYYWELEPGAVSHTLRVNTLAPMHLVSRLLPAMLAEPGRAKCILNVASAAGIVPNPRMSVYAASKAAMLSWSDTLRLELEQAGHHHVSVTTFSPSYVATGMFSGTRPVALTPVLTPERAVDRAWRGMLAGRAHVVTPAMVLVARAARGALPTRAWDRLARTFGVHRSMDGFAGRH; the protein is encoded by the coding sequence GTGACCTCGACCGTGCGCGGAGCGCGCATCCTCATCACCGGCGCGAGCCGCGGCATGGGCCGCCTCTTCGCCGAGCGTGCCGCGGCCGAGGGCGCCGCCGCGCTCGCCCTGTGGGGCCGGGACGCCGACGCCCTCGCCGAGGTGGCGGCGAGCATCGCCCGGCCCGGTCTGCGCGTGCGCACCGACGTCGTCGACCTGGAGGACCTGGACGGCCTCGACGCCGCGGCCGAGGCGGTGCTCGCGGACCTCGGCGGCCTCGACGTCCTCGTCAACAACGCCGGGGTCATCACCGGCAACCGTTACTACTGGGAGCTCGAGCCGGGCGCGGTGAGCCACACCCTGCGGGTCAACACCCTGGCCCCCATGCACCTCGTCTCCCGGCTGCTGCCCGCGATGCTGGCCGAGCCCGGCCGGGCCAAGTGCATCCTCAACGTGGCCTCGGCCGCGGGCATCGTGCCCAACCCGCGGATGTCGGTCTACGCGGCGTCCAAGGCGGCGATGCTGAGCTGGTCCGACACGCTGAGGCTCGAGCTCGAGCAGGCCGGCCACCACCACGTCAGCGTCACGACCTTCAGCCCGTCGTACGTGGCCACCGGGATGTTCTCCGGCACCCGGCCTGTCGCGCTCACCCCGGTCCTGACGCCCGAACGGGCGGTGGACCGCGCGTGGCGGGGGATGCTCGCGGGCCGGGCGCACGTGGTCACCCCCGCGATGGTCCTCGTCGCGCGGGCCGCCCGGGGCGCACTGCCGACGCGGGCCTGGGACCGGCTGGCACGGACCTTCGGGGTGCACCGGTCGATGGACGGGTTCGCCGGCCGTCACTGA
- a CDS encoding isochorismatase family protein has product MPQATNVPEPQATKAPARALILVDVQPTFCEGGALPSEGANAVAERVARFVRGHGDDYVAVVTTQDWHIDPGAHFSDEPDFVDTWPPHGVAGSAEAELHPALDGLSFDASVRKGMYAAAYSGFEGVDDEGRSLEDILRGRGVTGVDVVGLVESHCVKETALDARRRGLDARVFTDLTVPVTPELGAQAREVMAEAGVELAESGT; this is encoded by the coding sequence GTGCCCCAGGCCACGAACGTGCCCGAGCCCCAGGCCACGAAGGCGCCCGCCCGCGCGCTGATCCTCGTCGACGTGCAGCCGACCTTCTGCGAGGGTGGCGCACTGCCCAGCGAGGGAGCGAACGCCGTCGCCGAGCGGGTGGCCCGCTTCGTCCGCGGCCACGGCGACGACTACGTCGCCGTCGTCACCACGCAGGACTGGCACATCGACCCCGGCGCGCACTTCTCGGACGAGCCCGACTTCGTCGACACCTGGCCGCCGCACGGCGTGGCCGGCTCCGCAGAGGCCGAGCTGCACCCCGCCCTGGACGGCCTGTCGTTCGACGCCTCGGTGCGCAAGGGGATGTACGCCGCCGCCTACTCGGGCTTCGAGGGGGTCGACGACGAGGGCCGGTCGCTGGAGGACATCCTGCGCGGGCGCGGCGTCACCGGCGTCGACGTCGTCGGCCTCGTGGAGTCCCACTGCGTCAAGGAGACGGCGCTGGACGCCCGGCGTCGGGGGCTGGATGCGCGGGTGTTTACCGACCTCACCGTGCCGGTCACGCCCGAGCTCGGCGCCCAGGCACGCGAGGTGATGGCCGAGGCGGGTGTGGAGCTCGCCGAGTCCGGCACCTGA
- the rsmI gene encoding 16S rRNA (cytidine(1402)-2'-O)-methyltransferase, whose translation MTPGVILLAATPIGDAGDAPPRLRRALAEADVVAAEDTRRLRALAARIGVRVTGRVLSFHEHNEGERAGDLVAAARDGGRVLVVSDAGMPSVSDPGYRLVRTATDAGVPVSVLPGPSAVLTALAISGLATDRFCFEGFVPRKGGDRARVLTALASEPRTMVFFESPHRLAATLTDMAAAFGPDRPAAVCRELTKTYEEVRRGGLAALADWAAERVRGEITLVVAGATPVAASVEDHVDRVVALADAGARLKDAAATVAAETGLGRRELYQAALERRAT comes from the coding sequence ATGACGCCCGGCGTCATCCTCCTCGCCGCCACCCCCATCGGCGACGCAGGCGACGCCCCGCCACGGCTGCGGCGGGCGCTGGCGGAGGCCGACGTCGTCGCTGCCGAGGACACCCGCCGTCTCCGGGCCCTCGCGGCACGGATCGGGGTCCGCGTGACCGGGCGCGTGCTGAGCTTCCACGAGCACAACGAGGGCGAGCGTGCGGGCGACCTCGTGGCGGCGGCCCGCGACGGCGGGCGCGTCCTCGTCGTCTCCGACGCGGGCATGCCCTCCGTCTCCGACCCGGGGTACCGCCTCGTCCGCACGGCCACCGACGCGGGGGTGCCCGTCAGCGTGCTCCCCGGCCCGTCGGCCGTCCTCACGGCCCTGGCGATCTCGGGCCTCGCGACCGACCGCTTCTGCTTCGAGGGGTTCGTCCCGCGCAAGGGCGGCGACCGGGCGCGGGTACTGACGGCGCTCGCGTCCGAGCCGCGCACCATGGTCTTCTTCGAGTCCCCGCACCGGCTCGCCGCCACCCTGACGGACATGGCCGCCGCCTTCGGGCCCGACCGGCCCGCCGCCGTGTGCCGGGAGCTGACCAAGACCTACGAGGAGGTCCGGCGCGGCGGGCTCGCCGCGCTCGCGGACTGGGCGGCCGAGCGGGTCCGCGGGGAGATCACCCTCGTCGTCGCGGGGGCGACCCCCGTCGCGGCCAGCGTCGAGGACCACGTCGACCGCGTCGTCGCCCTCGCCGACGCCGGAGCCAGGCTCAAGGACGCCGCGGCCACCGTGGCCGCCGAGACCGGCCTGGGGCGCCGCGAGCTCTACCAGGCCGCGCTCGAACGCCGCGCCACCTGA
- the metG gene encoding methionine--tRNA ligase, protein MTRILSAVAWPYANGPRHIGHVAGFGVPSDVFSRYMRMAGHDVLMVSGTDEHGTPILVAADAAGVSAKELADRNNRLIVEDLVALGLSYDLFTRTTTRNHYAVVQEMFRTVRDNGYMVERTTQAAISPSTGRTLPDRYIEGTCPICAYPEARGDQCDNCGNQLDPTDLIDPRSKINGETPEFVETNHWFLDLPALAGALGTWLQDRAASGTWRPNVIKFSQHILDEIRPRAMTRDIDWGIPVPGWEDQPTKRLYVWFDAVIGYLSASIEWARRQGDPDLWRRWWNDPEALSYYFMGKDNIVFHSQIWPAELLAQNGEGDRGGAPGTYGTLNLPTEVVSSEFLTMEGKQFSSSRGVVIYVRDVLARYQPDALRYFISAAGPENQDSDFTWAEFVRRTNGELVAGWGNLVNRTAAMIAKSFGEIPAPGELEPIDTELLETVRAGFATVGESIGSHRQRAALAEAMRLVGEANTYVTRTEPFKLKAPEQRQRLATVLHTLAQSVSDLNVMLSPFLPHAANAVDRVLGGPGDVAPMPRIEEVEDLDGGDPYPVITGSYGRDVVPVWGPRPVTPGTPVAKPVPVFTKLDDSVVDDELARLRGQG, encoded by the coding sequence ATGACGCGCATCCTCTCCGCCGTGGCCTGGCCGTACGCCAACGGGCCTCGCCACATCGGCCACGTCGCCGGGTTCGGCGTGCCCTCGGACGTCTTCTCCCGCTACATGCGCATGGCCGGCCACGACGTCCTCATGGTCTCCGGCACCGACGAGCACGGCACGCCGATCCTCGTCGCCGCGGACGCCGCCGGGGTCAGCGCCAAGGAGCTCGCCGACCGCAACAACCGCCTCATCGTCGAGGACCTCGTGGCACTGGGCCTGAGCTACGACCTGTTCACCCGCACGACGACGCGCAACCACTACGCCGTCGTGCAGGAGATGTTCCGGACCGTGCGCGACAACGGCTACATGGTCGAGAGGACCACCCAGGCCGCGATCAGCCCCTCGACCGGGCGCACGCTGCCCGACCGCTACATCGAGGGCACGTGCCCCATCTGCGCCTACCCCGAGGCGCGCGGCGACCAGTGCGACAACTGCGGCAACCAGCTCGACCCCACCGACCTCATCGACCCGCGCAGCAAGATCAACGGCGAGACGCCCGAGTTCGTCGAGACCAACCACTGGTTCCTCGACCTGCCGGCGCTGGCCGGCGCGCTGGGGACATGGCTGCAGGACCGTGCCGCCTCGGGCACCTGGCGCCCCAACGTCATCAAGTTCTCCCAGCACATCCTCGACGAGATCCGCCCCCGCGCGATGACCCGCGACATCGACTGGGGCATCCCCGTCCCGGGCTGGGAGGACCAGCCCACCAAGCGGCTGTACGTGTGGTTCGACGCCGTCATCGGCTACCTCTCCGCCTCGATCGAGTGGGCCCGCCGCCAGGGCGACCCCGACCTGTGGCGGCGGTGGTGGAACGACCCCGAGGCGCTGTCCTACTACTTCATGGGCAAGGACAACATCGTCTTCCACTCCCAGATCTGGCCCGCCGAGCTCCTCGCGCAGAACGGGGAGGGTGACCGCGGCGGTGCGCCGGGCACCTACGGCACCCTGAACCTGCCCACCGAGGTCGTCTCCAGCGAGTTCCTCACCATGGAGGGGAAGCAGTTCTCCTCCTCCCGCGGCGTCGTCATCTACGTCCGCGACGTCCTCGCGCGCTACCAGCCCGACGCGCTGCGCTACTTCATCTCCGCGGCCGGCCCGGAGAACCAGGACAGCGACTTCACCTGGGCCGAGTTCGTCCGGCGCACCAACGGCGAGCTCGTCGCCGGCTGGGGCAACCTCGTCAACCGCACCGCGGCGATGATCGCGAAGAGCTTCGGCGAGATCCCCGCGCCCGGGGAGCTCGAGCCGATCGACACCGAGCTGCTCGAGACGGTCCGGGCGGGCTTCGCGACGGTCGGTGAGTCCATCGGCTCCCACCGCCAGCGCGCCGCGCTGGCCGAGGCGATGCGGCTGGTGGGGGAGGCGAACACCTACGTCACCCGCACCGAGCCCTTCAAGCTCAAGGCCCCCGAGCAGCGTCAGCGCCTCGCCACCGTGCTGCACACCCTCGCCCAGTCCGTCTCCGACCTCAACGTCATGCTCTCGCCCTTCCTGCCGCACGCGGCCAACGCCGTCGACCGGGTCCTCGGCGGGCCGGGGGACGTCGCGCCCATGCCGCGGATCGAGGAGGTCGAGGACCTCGACGGCGGCGACCCGTACCCCGTCATCACCGGCAGCTACGGCCGCGACGTCGTCCCGGTGTGGGGCCCGCGTCCGGTGACGCCCGGGACGCCGGTGGCCAAGCCCGTACCGGTCTTCACCAAGCTGGACGACTCCGTCGTCGACGACGAGCTCGCGCGCCTGCGCGGCCAGGGCTGA